A DNA window from Prevotella intermedia ATCC 25611 = DSM 20706 contains the following coding sequences:
- a CDS encoding helix-turn-helix transcriptional regulator: MIIHFLTEKVSAFLRSRTTNTIERHRVIVYLLHSVLVVTVISLQFMGLGGSQEALPQTMSGIHLAMCLLSLSLYLTRRMSLSKAFSLVALVAQCTIAVRFFYFATVRPDHFLQLILINQITSLLAIFFLVLSFVRLTPFIVSAISVVSYGCVAAYLQEPSLWRLFGFFLFVQFFLCTLGELLRYNVMSVTKENTDLHHRETTLMLAVRLNKREIEAYLRMSSNDHPSPEDTDCLFSMLKPKSQRNLINAVRLHLKKHLMDDCDLGHHFPCLTKSETDVCRLILAGKKRSEIGLLLDKTENNVDVTRNHIRKKLNVPTDQDLQKFLINLLIEKEYSKKEEINK, encoded by the coding sequence AGGTATCGGCATTCCTACGGTCGCGCACTACAAACACCATTGAGCGGCACCGCGTCATCGTGTATTTGCTCCACTCTGTACTCGTTGTTACCGTCATCTCCTTGCAGTTCATGGGGCTTGGAGGTTCGCAGGAAGCGTTGCCCCAGACGATGAGCGGCATCCATCTGGCGATGTGCCTCCTTTCGCTGTCGCTCTACCTCACGCGGCGGATGTCGCTTTCCAAGGCTTTTTCACTCGTGGCGCTCGTGGCACAGTGTACCATCGCCGTGCGCTTCTTTTATTTCGCTACGGTGCGCCCCGACCATTTTCTGCAGCTCATCCTTATCAATCAGATAACATCCCTGCTGGCGATCTTCTTCCTTGTGTTGAGCTTTGTCCGGCTCACCCCCTTTATCGTCTCTGCTATCAGTGTGGTTAGCTACGGTTGTGTGGCAGCCTATCTTCAAGAGCCTTCGCTTTGGCGCCTGTTCGGTTTCTTCCTCTTCGTGCAGTTTTTCCTCTGCACGCTGGGCGAACTGCTGCGATATAATGTGATGAGTGTAACGAAGGAAAATACCGATTTGCATCACCGTGAGACGACACTGATGCTCGCCGTCAGACTGAATAAACGGGAAATAGAGGCCTACCTGCGCATGAGCAGCAACGACCACCCATCGCCCGAGGACACCGACTGCCTGTTTTCCATGCTCAAGCCGAAATCGCAACGCAACCTTATCAACGCCGTGCGCCTGCATCTGAAAAAACACTTGATGGATGACTGCGATCTGGGGCACCACTTTCCCTGTCTGACTAAATCAGAAACGGATGTGTGCCGCCTCATTCTCGCGGGAAAGAAGCGGAGCGAAATCGGCCTACTACTCGACAAAACCGAAAACAACGTCGACGTGACGCGTAACCACATCCGCAAGAAACTCAATGTACCTACTGACCAAGACTTGCAGAAATTTCTCATCAATTTATTGATAGAAAAAGAATATTCGAAAAAGGAGGAAATAAATAAATAA